The following are encoded together in the Glycine soja cultivar W05 chromosome 5, ASM419377v2, whole genome shotgun sequence genome:
- the LOC114413379 gene encoding kinesin-like protein KIN-14J isoform X1 codes for MQWEQEGRGKGGTDKGNGFPRADFGMVSGSQQLVSLVKWINAVLPNFNLPLDTTEGELRARLRDGSVLCSILDNLVPGSVKGSGSLNELIGVKRFLVALDELGLSGFELSDLEQGSMVPVLQCLETLKTHFAYNTAQENIQSGSRKRWDQSNLTFFEESDSCLKDASKLQHAVDGSVVSDEITSIDHIGIKSNELFQLKQGLLADFSDAKLNEVFKSNNLDSVSTQLLFNIGNRILSDIFERKNGDVPQAHRAACLLRKILQVIQLRFSNQAENMKNQNNLFKAREGKYQTRINALETLAVGTTEENEVVTSWVQQLKYALQVEQTKFEEKKKLEEQDFSRLKKEKVHSEIEISALKQDLEIVKRTHEEHVSELELRATESKAEYEKRIEELKLHLADARKQVKELEAFSESRFLKWKNKEDTYQTIVNFQFGAFQELRAAMKSVKDDVIKTKRNYLEEFKYFGIKLKGLAEAAENYHVVLAENRKLYNEVQDLKGNIRVYCRIRPFLPGQSQSHTTIEFVGDDGELIVGNPLKQGKENRKLFKFNKVFGQATSQGEIFKDTQPLIRSVLDGYNVCIFAYGQTGSGKTYTMSGPGLSSKSDWGVNYRALHDLFHISQSRRSSIVYEVGVQMVEIYNEQVRDLLSSNGPQKRLGIWNTAQPNGLAVPDASMHSVNSMADVLELMNIGLMNRATSATALNERSSRSHSVLSVHVRGTDLKTNTLLRGCLHLVDLAGSERVDRSEATGDRLKEAQHINKSLSALGDVIFALSQKSSHVPYRNSKLTQLLQSSLGGQAKTLMFVQLNPDVASYSETVSTLKFAERVSGVELGAARSNKEGRDVRELMEQLASLKDVIARKDEEIERLQSLKANHNGAKLGRISVRHGSSSPRRHSIGTPRISTRLAGARSFGVNGKAASDMDNCSEYSDKHSETGSHQSMDDFRNKSSSLRLKFTRDHISQNVNEDIDLLRFGDADSEERLSDISDGGLSMGTETEGSISSIVEYTLFPELEKAAEITPMKDTTTDNLPAESTEKPIMPSKIPKASQVPQKVQSKHSRHSMNKTSSKVLSSVRKPAASSSSSVKPPKRWQ; via the exons ATGCAGTGGGAGCAGGAGGGGCGGGGGAAAGGGGGAACTGACAAAGGAAATGGGTTTCCTCGGGCAG ATTTTGGTATGGTTTCAGGTAGCCAGCAGCTTGTGTCTCTGGTGAAGTGGATAAATGCTGTGCTTCCTAATTTTAATCTGCCTTTAGATACTACAGAGGGGGAGTTGAGGGCACGGTTGAGGGATGGATCAGTATTATGCAGCATTTTGGACAATCTTGTTCCTGGTTCGGTGAAG GGAAGTGGTTCTTTGAATGAGCTAATTGGTGTGAAAAGGTTTCTGGTAGCTTTGGATGAATTGGGATTGTCTGGATTTGAATTGTCAGACCTGGAGCAG GGATCCATGGTGCCTGTGTTGCAGTGCCTTGAGActctgaaaactcattttgctTATAATACTGCACAAGAAAATATCCAAAGTGGTTCAAGAAAGAGATGGGACCAGTCAAATTTAACATTCTTTGAGGAATCTGATAGTTGCCTCAAGGATGCTTCAAAATTGCAACATGCTGTTGATGGTTCTGTTGTATCAG ATGAAATCACTTCCATAGATCATATTGGAATAAAGTCTAATGAACTGTTCCAGTTGAAGCAAGGATTGCTTGCAGATTTTTCTGATGCCAAACTTAATGAAGTATTTAAATCAAACAATTTGGAT AGTGTCTCAACTCAATTGCTTTTTAATATAGGAAATAGGATTCTGAGTGATATCtttgaaaggaaaaatggagATGTACCTCAG GCTCATCGTGCTGCATGCCTGTTGAGGAAAATTCTGCAAGTAATTCAGTTGCGCTTTTCAAATCAAGCAGAAAACATgaaaaat CAAAACAATCTTTTCAAGGCTCGTGAGGGAAAGTATCAAACAAGAATAAATGCACTTGAAACCTTGGCAGTAGGGACAACTGAAGAGAATGag GTTGTTACAAGTTGGGTTCAGCAGTTGAAG TATGCTTTGCAGGTTGAACAAACTAAGtttgaggagaagaagaaacttGAAGAGCAGGATTTTTCTcgtttaaagaaagaaaaagttcaTAGTGAAATCGAAATTTCTGCATTGAAGCAAGATTTGGAAATAGTCAAAAGAACACATGAAGAACATGTTTCAGAGTTAGAATTGCGAGCTACTGAATCTAAAGCTGAATATGAAAAAAGGATAGAGGAACTTAAGCTTCATCTTGCAGATGCAAGAAAGCAAGTGAAGGAACTAGAGGCATTTTCAGAATCCAGATTTTTGAAATGGAAGAATAAAGAGGATACCTATCAAACTATCgtaaattttcaatttggagcttTCCAG GAACTGAGAGCTGCTATGAAGTCTGTCAAAGATGAtgtgataaaaacaaaaagaaactaCTTAGAGGAATTCAAGTACTTTG GAATCAAGTTGAAAGGTCTAGCTGAGGCTGCTGAAAATTATCATGTAGTTCTAGCTGAAAATAGGAAATTGTATAATGAAGTTCAAGATTTGAAAG GTAATATAAGGGTATATTGTCGAATTAGACCATTTCTTCCGGGGCAAAGTCAAAGTCATACAACAATTGAATTTGTTGGTGATGATGGAGAACTAATTGTTGGCAATCCTCTtaaacaaggaaaagaaaaccgcaagctttttaaatttaataaggtTTTTGGTCAAGCAACAAGTCAAG ggGAAATATTCAAGGACACTCAACCATTGATTCGATCTGTTCTTGATGGGTACAATGTTTGTATATTTGCTTATGGTCAAACCGGCTCGGGAAAGACATATACGATG AGTGGACCTGGCCTATCATCAAAATCAGATTGGGGAGTCAACTATCGGGCACTTCATGATCTTTTCCATATCTCCCAGAGTAGGAGAAGCTCTATTGTTTATGAAGTTGGAGTTCAAATGGTTGAAATTTATAACGAACAAGTTCGTGATTTACTATCAAGCAACGGTCCTCAAAAGAg ACTTGGGATTTGGAATACTGCCCAACCAAATGGGTTGGCTGTTCCTGATGCAAGTATGCATTCTGTGAATTCAATGGCAGATGTCCTCGAGTTGATGAATATTGGGTTGATGAATCGGGCAACTAGTGCCACAGCCTTGAATGAAAGAAGTAGCAGATCACACAG TGTTCTCTCTGTTCATGTTCGAGGAACGGATTTGAAGACCAACACACTGTTGCGTGGATGCCTTCATCTTGTAGATCTTGCAGGAAGTGAAAGAGTGGATCGTTCTGAAGCAACTGGAGACAGGCTTAAGGAGGCTcaacatataaataaatcacTATCTGCACTAGGAGATGTAATATTTGCTCTATCACAGAAGAGTTCACACGTGCCATATAGAAATAGTAAATTGACCCAACTTCTTCAGAGTTCGTTAG GTGGTCAAGCGAAAACCCTTATGTTTGTACAGCTTAATCCTGATGTTGCTTCATATTCTGAAACTGTAAGCACCTTGAAGTTTGCTGAACGGGTTTCTGGCGTGGAGTTAGGTGCTGCTCGTAGCAACAAAGAGGGGAGGGATGTGAGAGAACTTATGGAGCAG TTGGCATCTCTCAAGGATGTAATTGCAAGGAAGGATGAAGAGATTGAACGGTTACAGTCACTCAAGGCTAATCACAATGGTGCAAAGCTTGGTAGGATCTCAGTAAGACATGGGTCATCATCTCCAAGGAGACATTCCATAGGGACTCCCCGAATTAGCACGAGACTTGCAGGAGCAAGGAGCTTTGGAGTCAATGGAAAGGCAGCTTCTGACATGGATAACTGCTCAGAGTATAGTGATAAGCATTCAGAAACTGGTTCTCATCAATCAATGGATGATTTCAGGAACAAGTCCAGTTCCCTTCGGTTGAAGTTCACCAGAGATCATATCAGTCAAAATGTCAATGAAGACATTGACCTCTTAAGATTTGGAGATGCGGATTCAGAGGAGAGATTAAGTGACATATCTGATGGTGGTCTTTCAATGGGAACCGAAACTGAAGGTTCAATCAGCAGTATTGTGGAGTACACTCTTTTCCCTGAACTTGAGAAGGCAGCTGAAATTACACCAATGAAGGACACCACAACCGACAACCTTCCAGCTGAGAGCACAGAAAA GCCTATTATGCCATCCAAAATTCCCAAAGCTTCTCAAGTCCCACAAAAAGTGCAGTCAAAACATTCTAGGCATTCAATGAACAAAACCTCCTCGAAGGTTCTGTCAA GTGTTAGAAAACCCGCAGCCAGTAGCTCTTCTTCGGTGAAGCCCCCTAAACGATGGCAATAG
- the LOC114413379 gene encoding kinesin-like protein KIN-14J isoform X2: MQWEQEGRGKGGTDKGNGFPRAGSQQLVSLVKWINAVLPNFNLPLDTTEGELRARLRDGSVLCSILDNLVPGSVKGSGSLNELIGVKRFLVALDELGLSGFELSDLEQGSMVPVLQCLETLKTHFAYNTAQENIQSGSRKRWDQSNLTFFEESDSCLKDASKLQHAVDGSVVSDEITSIDHIGIKSNELFQLKQGLLADFSDAKLNEVFKSNNLDSVSTQLLFNIGNRILSDIFERKNGDVPQAHRAACLLRKILQVIQLRFSNQAENMKNQNNLFKAREGKYQTRINALETLAVGTTEENEVVTSWVQQLKYALQVEQTKFEEKKKLEEQDFSRLKKEKVHSEIEISALKQDLEIVKRTHEEHVSELELRATESKAEYEKRIEELKLHLADARKQVKELEAFSESRFLKWKNKEDTYQTIVNFQFGAFQELRAAMKSVKDDVIKTKRNYLEEFKYFGIKLKGLAEAAENYHVVLAENRKLYNEVQDLKGNIRVYCRIRPFLPGQSQSHTTIEFVGDDGELIVGNPLKQGKENRKLFKFNKVFGQATSQGEIFKDTQPLIRSVLDGYNVCIFAYGQTGSGKTYTMSGPGLSSKSDWGVNYRALHDLFHISQSRRSSIVYEVGVQMVEIYNEQVRDLLSSNGPQKRLGIWNTAQPNGLAVPDASMHSVNSMADVLELMNIGLMNRATSATALNERSSRSHSVLSVHVRGTDLKTNTLLRGCLHLVDLAGSERVDRSEATGDRLKEAQHINKSLSALGDVIFALSQKSSHVPYRNSKLTQLLQSSLGGQAKTLMFVQLNPDVASYSETVSTLKFAERVSGVELGAARSNKEGRDVRELMEQLASLKDVIARKDEEIERLQSLKANHNGAKLGRISVRHGSSSPRRHSIGTPRISTRLAGARSFGVNGKAASDMDNCSEYSDKHSETGSHQSMDDFRNKSSSLRLKFTRDHISQNVNEDIDLLRFGDADSEERLSDISDGGLSMGTETEGSISSIVEYTLFPELEKAAEITPMKDTTTDNLPAESTEKPIMPSKIPKASQVPQKVQSKHSRHSMNKTSSKVLSSVRKPAASSSSSVKPPKRWQ; the protein is encoded by the exons ATGCAGTGGGAGCAGGAGGGGCGGGGGAAAGGGGGAACTGACAAAGGAAATGGGTTTCCTCGGGCAG GTAGCCAGCAGCTTGTGTCTCTGGTGAAGTGGATAAATGCTGTGCTTCCTAATTTTAATCTGCCTTTAGATACTACAGAGGGGGAGTTGAGGGCACGGTTGAGGGATGGATCAGTATTATGCAGCATTTTGGACAATCTTGTTCCTGGTTCGGTGAAG GGAAGTGGTTCTTTGAATGAGCTAATTGGTGTGAAAAGGTTTCTGGTAGCTTTGGATGAATTGGGATTGTCTGGATTTGAATTGTCAGACCTGGAGCAG GGATCCATGGTGCCTGTGTTGCAGTGCCTTGAGActctgaaaactcattttgctTATAATACTGCACAAGAAAATATCCAAAGTGGTTCAAGAAAGAGATGGGACCAGTCAAATTTAACATTCTTTGAGGAATCTGATAGTTGCCTCAAGGATGCTTCAAAATTGCAACATGCTGTTGATGGTTCTGTTGTATCAG ATGAAATCACTTCCATAGATCATATTGGAATAAAGTCTAATGAACTGTTCCAGTTGAAGCAAGGATTGCTTGCAGATTTTTCTGATGCCAAACTTAATGAAGTATTTAAATCAAACAATTTGGAT AGTGTCTCAACTCAATTGCTTTTTAATATAGGAAATAGGATTCTGAGTGATATCtttgaaaggaaaaatggagATGTACCTCAG GCTCATCGTGCTGCATGCCTGTTGAGGAAAATTCTGCAAGTAATTCAGTTGCGCTTTTCAAATCAAGCAGAAAACATgaaaaat CAAAACAATCTTTTCAAGGCTCGTGAGGGAAAGTATCAAACAAGAATAAATGCACTTGAAACCTTGGCAGTAGGGACAACTGAAGAGAATGag GTTGTTACAAGTTGGGTTCAGCAGTTGAAG TATGCTTTGCAGGTTGAACAAACTAAGtttgaggagaagaagaaacttGAAGAGCAGGATTTTTCTcgtttaaagaaagaaaaagttcaTAGTGAAATCGAAATTTCTGCATTGAAGCAAGATTTGGAAATAGTCAAAAGAACACATGAAGAACATGTTTCAGAGTTAGAATTGCGAGCTACTGAATCTAAAGCTGAATATGAAAAAAGGATAGAGGAACTTAAGCTTCATCTTGCAGATGCAAGAAAGCAAGTGAAGGAACTAGAGGCATTTTCAGAATCCAGATTTTTGAAATGGAAGAATAAAGAGGATACCTATCAAACTATCgtaaattttcaatttggagcttTCCAG GAACTGAGAGCTGCTATGAAGTCTGTCAAAGATGAtgtgataaaaacaaaaagaaactaCTTAGAGGAATTCAAGTACTTTG GAATCAAGTTGAAAGGTCTAGCTGAGGCTGCTGAAAATTATCATGTAGTTCTAGCTGAAAATAGGAAATTGTATAATGAAGTTCAAGATTTGAAAG GTAATATAAGGGTATATTGTCGAATTAGACCATTTCTTCCGGGGCAAAGTCAAAGTCATACAACAATTGAATTTGTTGGTGATGATGGAGAACTAATTGTTGGCAATCCTCTtaaacaaggaaaagaaaaccgcaagctttttaaatttaataaggtTTTTGGTCAAGCAACAAGTCAAG ggGAAATATTCAAGGACACTCAACCATTGATTCGATCTGTTCTTGATGGGTACAATGTTTGTATATTTGCTTATGGTCAAACCGGCTCGGGAAAGACATATACGATG AGTGGACCTGGCCTATCATCAAAATCAGATTGGGGAGTCAACTATCGGGCACTTCATGATCTTTTCCATATCTCCCAGAGTAGGAGAAGCTCTATTGTTTATGAAGTTGGAGTTCAAATGGTTGAAATTTATAACGAACAAGTTCGTGATTTACTATCAAGCAACGGTCCTCAAAAGAg ACTTGGGATTTGGAATACTGCCCAACCAAATGGGTTGGCTGTTCCTGATGCAAGTATGCATTCTGTGAATTCAATGGCAGATGTCCTCGAGTTGATGAATATTGGGTTGATGAATCGGGCAACTAGTGCCACAGCCTTGAATGAAAGAAGTAGCAGATCACACAG TGTTCTCTCTGTTCATGTTCGAGGAACGGATTTGAAGACCAACACACTGTTGCGTGGATGCCTTCATCTTGTAGATCTTGCAGGAAGTGAAAGAGTGGATCGTTCTGAAGCAACTGGAGACAGGCTTAAGGAGGCTcaacatataaataaatcacTATCTGCACTAGGAGATGTAATATTTGCTCTATCACAGAAGAGTTCACACGTGCCATATAGAAATAGTAAATTGACCCAACTTCTTCAGAGTTCGTTAG GTGGTCAAGCGAAAACCCTTATGTTTGTACAGCTTAATCCTGATGTTGCTTCATATTCTGAAACTGTAAGCACCTTGAAGTTTGCTGAACGGGTTTCTGGCGTGGAGTTAGGTGCTGCTCGTAGCAACAAAGAGGGGAGGGATGTGAGAGAACTTATGGAGCAG TTGGCATCTCTCAAGGATGTAATTGCAAGGAAGGATGAAGAGATTGAACGGTTACAGTCACTCAAGGCTAATCACAATGGTGCAAAGCTTGGTAGGATCTCAGTAAGACATGGGTCATCATCTCCAAGGAGACATTCCATAGGGACTCCCCGAATTAGCACGAGACTTGCAGGAGCAAGGAGCTTTGGAGTCAATGGAAAGGCAGCTTCTGACATGGATAACTGCTCAGAGTATAGTGATAAGCATTCAGAAACTGGTTCTCATCAATCAATGGATGATTTCAGGAACAAGTCCAGTTCCCTTCGGTTGAAGTTCACCAGAGATCATATCAGTCAAAATGTCAATGAAGACATTGACCTCTTAAGATTTGGAGATGCGGATTCAGAGGAGAGATTAAGTGACATATCTGATGGTGGTCTTTCAATGGGAACCGAAACTGAAGGTTCAATCAGCAGTATTGTGGAGTACACTCTTTTCCCTGAACTTGAGAAGGCAGCTGAAATTACACCAATGAAGGACACCACAACCGACAACCTTCCAGCTGAGAGCACAGAAAA GCCTATTATGCCATCCAAAATTCCCAAAGCTTCTCAAGTCCCACAAAAAGTGCAGTCAAAACATTCTAGGCATTCAATGAACAAAACCTCCTCGAAGGTTCTGTCAA GTGTTAGAAAACCCGCAGCCAGTAGCTCTTCTTCGGTGAAGCCCCCTAAACGATGGCAATAG
- the LOC114413381 gene encoding uncharacterized protein LOC114413381 isoform X1 codes for MGDREEQGEGAGSSLELEAPIPETQKEIPISDGIAFNNQSAIFQAIEVVERDSLAIAQSFTSLFASLRLALSESTSTSLHHMQCFTDATGRLQESVLDAATKGNRYINSCLRLNEEMKSVDGLASQLREGWGGILHRSQQEPRSMQVMKNLKKACRCSGRSC; via the exons ATGGGAGATAGAGAAGAACAAGGCGAGGGTGCTGGCTCCTCCTTGGAATTGGAAGCTCCTATTCCAGAGACCCAAAAAGAAATCCCAATTTCAGATGGCATCGCATTCAACAATCAGAGCGCGATTTTCCAAGCCATCGAGGTTGTGGAACGAGACTCGTTGGCCATCGCTCAGAGTTTCACTTCTCTCTTCGCTTCCCTCCGATTGGCCCTCTCCGAATCCACATCCACCTCTCTCCATCACATGCAGTGCTTCACCGATGCCACCGGTCGCCTTCAGGAATCTG TGCTTGATGCAGCTACCAAGGGGAATCGCTATATAAATTCCTGTCTCAG ATTGAATGAGGAGATGAAGAGTGTTGATGGTCTCGCCTCTCAATT gAGAGAGGGGTGGGGGGGAATACTTCACCGAAGTCAGCAAGAGCCAAGAAGTATGCAAGTGATG aaaaatcttaagaaagCATGTCGATGCTCTGGACGCAGCTGTTAA
- the LOC114413381 gene encoding uncharacterized protein LOC114413381 isoform X4: MGDREEQGEGAGSSLELEAPIPETQKEIPISDGIAFNNQSAIFQAIEVVERDSLAIAQSFTSLFASLRLALSESTSTSLHHMQCFTDATGRLQESVLDAATKGNRYINSCLRLNEEMKSVDGLASQFLKKNLKKACRCSGRSC, encoded by the exons ATGGGAGATAGAGAAGAACAAGGCGAGGGTGCTGGCTCCTCCTTGGAATTGGAAGCTCCTATTCCAGAGACCCAAAAAGAAATCCCAATTTCAGATGGCATCGCATTCAACAATCAGAGCGCGATTTTCCAAGCCATCGAGGTTGTGGAACGAGACTCGTTGGCCATCGCTCAGAGTTTCACTTCTCTCTTCGCTTCCCTCCGATTGGCCCTCTCCGAATCCACATCCACCTCTCTCCATCACATGCAGTGCTTCACCGATGCCACCGGTCGCCTTCAGGAATCTG TGCTTGATGCAGCTACCAAGGGGAATCGCTATATAAATTCCTGTCTCAG ATTGAATGAGGAGATGAAGAGTGTTGATGGTCTCGCCTCTCAATT tttgaagaaaaatcttaagaaagCATGTCGATGCTCTGGACGCAGCTGTTAA
- the LOC114413381 gene encoding uncharacterized protein LOC114413381 isoform X2: MGDREEQGEGAGSSLELEAPIPETQKEIPISDGIAFNNQSAIFQAIEVVERDSLAIAQSFTSLFASLRLALSESTSTSLHHMQCFTDATGRLQESVLDAATKGNRYINSCLRLNEEMKSVDGLASQLKILRKHVDALDAAVNKLLHIP; the protein is encoded by the exons ATGGGAGATAGAGAAGAACAAGGCGAGGGTGCTGGCTCCTCCTTGGAATTGGAAGCTCCTATTCCAGAGACCCAAAAAGAAATCCCAATTTCAGATGGCATCGCATTCAACAATCAGAGCGCGATTTTCCAAGCCATCGAGGTTGTGGAACGAGACTCGTTGGCCATCGCTCAGAGTTTCACTTCTCTCTTCGCTTCCCTCCGATTGGCCCTCTCCGAATCCACATCCACCTCTCTCCATCACATGCAGTGCTTCACCGATGCCACCGGTCGCCTTCAGGAATCTG TGCTTGATGCAGCTACCAAGGGGAATCGCTATATAAATTCCTGTCTCAG ATTGAATGAGGAGATGAAGAGTGTTGATGGTCTCGCCTCTCAATT aaaaatcttaagaaagCATGTCGATGCTCTGGACGCAGCTGTTAACAAGCTTCTTCATATCCCCTGA
- the LOC114413381 gene encoding uncharacterized protein LOC114413381 isoform X3 has translation MGDREEQGEGAGSSLELEAPIPETQKEIPISDGIAFNNQSAIFQAIEVVERDSLAIAQSFTSLFASLRLALSESTSTSLHHMQCFTDATGRLQESVLDAATKGNRYINSCLRLNEEMKSVDGLASQLFLNGLKKNLKKACRCSGRSC, from the exons ATGGGAGATAGAGAAGAACAAGGCGAGGGTGCTGGCTCCTCCTTGGAATTGGAAGCTCCTATTCCAGAGACCCAAAAAGAAATCCCAATTTCAGATGGCATCGCATTCAACAATCAGAGCGCGATTTTCCAAGCCATCGAGGTTGTGGAACGAGACTCGTTGGCCATCGCTCAGAGTTTCACTTCTCTCTTCGCTTCCCTCCGATTGGCCCTCTCCGAATCCACATCCACCTCTCTCCATCACATGCAGTGCTTCACCGATGCCACCGGTCGCCTTCAGGAATCTG TGCTTGATGCAGCTACCAAGGGGAATCGCTATATAAATTCCTGTCTCAG ATTGAATGAGGAGATGAAGAGTGTTGATGGTCTCGCCTCTCAATT atttcttaatggtttgaagaaaaatcttaagaaagCATGTCGATGCTCTGGACGCAGCTGTTAA
- the LOC114413382 gene encoding transcription factor EGL1-like: protein MVPENLKKQLALAVRSIHWSYAIFWTDSTTQPGVLSWGEGYYNGDIKTRKTSQGVELNSDQIGLQRSEQLRELFKSLKTVEVSPQTKRPSAALSPEDLTDAEWYYLVCMSFIFNIGQGLPGRTLAKGQSIWLNNAHSADCKIFSRSLLAKSASIETVVCFPFREGVIELGTTEQVSEDLSVIERIKTSFLNSLHVDVPNKSVATLKSRKQEDLSYVAFDHNDYNVESIPEVGYEIANTTSPNGSSNAIQANQPLDDTLMVESITNGTSQVQNWQVIDDELSNCVHNSMNSSDCISPTFASLENIASAPKCNNPSDPCARDFQKCNNPKMTLVDPRSDEWHYQRVISTLIKNTDQLLMGMHLQKFPQASSFVSWRKGEPMDSQWPRAGTSQKLLKKVLFEVPQMHLDGLHESQEENDYKEGMRVEADENGMNHVMSERRRRAKLNQRFLTLRSMVPSISKDDKVSILDDAIEYLKKLERRINELEAHRGVTDIETGTRRSPQDTVERTPDHYFSKNNNNNGKKPGMKKRKACGVDEKGREINLDALKGSYANDVIVSTSDNGIVIEMKCPSRAGRMLEIMEAINSFNIDFSSVQSTEADGNLYLTIKSVLTGPRVATAKRIKLALQKVASKC from the exons ATGGTGCCAGAGAACTTGAAGAAACAACTTGCTTTGGCTGTGAGAAGCATCCATTGGAGCTATGCAATCTTCTGGACTGATTCAACTACCCAACCCGG gGTGTTGAGCTGGGGGGAAGGGTATTACAATGGAGACATTAAGACTAGGAAAACAAGTCAAGGAGTAGAGCTCAATTCTGACCAAATAGGGTTGCAGAGGAGTGAACAGCTGCGAGAACTATTCAAATCCCTCAAAACTGTAGAAGTCAGCCCTCAAACTAAAAGGCCTTCAGCAGCACTGTCCCCAGAAGATCTCACAGATGCTGAGTGGTATTACTTGGTTTGCATGTCCTTCATATTCAACATTGGCCAAgg GTTACCAGGAAGAACTCTAGCGAAGGGTCAATCCATTTGGCTGAACAATGCCCATTCTGCTGATTGTAAAATTTTTAGCCGTTCTCTTCTGGCAAAG AGTGCGTCCATTGAG ACGGTTGTGTGCTTTCCGTTTAGGGAAGGGGTTATTGAGCTAGGTACTACTGAACAG GTCTCAGAAGATTTGAGTGTCATTGAACGGATCAAAACTTCTTTCTTGAACAGTCTGCATGTCGATGTTCCCAATAAGTCAGTAGCTACATTGAAATCAAGGAAACAGGAAGATCTTTCTTATGTAGCATTTGATCATAATGACTATAATGTTGAATCGATTCCAGAAGTTGGGTATGAAATAGCCAACACAACCTCTCCTAATGGTAGTTCAAATGCAATCCAAGCCAATCAACCACTAGATGACACACTTATGGTTGAAAGTATAACCAATGGCACTTCTCAAGTCCAAAACTGGCAAGTTATTGATGATGAATTGAGTAACTGTGTCCATAACTCCATGAATTCCAGCGACTGTATATCACCAACTTTTGCCAGCCTTGAGAATATTGCTTCTGCCCCCAAGTGTAACAACCCTTCTGATCCTTGTGCCCGAGATTTTCAAAAGTGCAACAACCCAAAAATGACCTTAGTGGATCCTCGAAGTGATGAGTGGCATTATCAGAGAGTTATTTCCACCCTTATAAAAAACACTGACCAGTTACTTATGGGAATGCATTTGCAAAAATTTCCTCAGGCATCAAGCTTTGTTAGTTGGAGGAAAGGAGAGCCAATGGATTCCCAATGGCCAAGAGCAGGAACCTCACAAAAGTTATTGAAGAAAGTATTGTTTGAAGTTCCTCAAATGCACTTGGATGGGCTTCATGAGTCTCAAGAAGAGAATGACTATAAAGAGGGAATGAGAGTAGAAGCTGATGAAAACGGCATGAACCATGTTATGtcagaaaggaggagaagagcaAAACTAAATCAAAGGTTTTTAACCCTTAGGTCAATGGTCCCTTCAATCAGTAAG GATGACAAAGTTTCGATACTAGATGATGCAATTGAATACCTTAAAAAGCTTGAGAGAAGGATAAACGAGTTGGAAGCTCACAGGGGTGTAACAGATATAGAGACTGGGACTAGAAGATCACCACAAGATACGGTGGAGAGGACTCCTGATCATTATTTtagcaaaaataataataataatggtaaAAAACCAGGGATGAAAAAGAGGAAGGCTTGTGGTGTAgatgagaaaggaagagagattaATTTAGATGCTTTAAAAGGCAGTTATGCTAATGATGTTATTGTGAGTACCAGTGACAATGGAATTGTGATCGAAATGAAGTGCCCCTCGAGAGCAGGAAGGATGCTAGAAATTATGGAAGCAATTAACAGTTTCAATATAGATTTTAGTTCAGTTCAGTCAACAGAAGCTGATGGAAATCTTTATCTGACCATTAAATCTGTG CTCACAGGACCAAGGGTTGCAACAGCCAAAAGAATCAAACTAGCACTACAAAAAGTGGCTTCCAAGTGCTGA